A single Myxocyprinus asiaticus isolate MX2 ecotype Aquarium Trade chromosome 50, UBuf_Myxa_2, whole genome shotgun sequence DNA region contains:
- the LOC127438745 gene encoding C-type natriuretic peptide 4-like — MIISHLMACGLLLTLLSASTEAKPLTQAEQRSFRALLGEELSELLASDESQRRMESRARLLRDLQMDTRAKSMWARILNDQPGSRRQKAGSKKGGTTARSGCFGHKMDRIGTMSGMGCQPSHYPSANNLS; from the exons ATGATCATCTCGCATTTAATGGCTTGTGGACTTTTACTGACTCTTCTATCAGCCAGCACAGAGGCAAAACCCTTAACGCAGGCAGAACAGAGA TCCTTCAGGGCGCTGCTCGGAGAGGAGCTGTCCGAGTTATTAGCATCAGATGAGAGCCAGAGGAGGATGGAGAGCAGAGCGCGCCTTCTGCGGGACCTCCAGATGGACACTCGGGCAAAGAGCATGTGGGCTCGGATCCTGAATGACCAGCCCGGATCACGGAGACAGAAAGCTGGATCTAAAAAGGGAGGGACGACAGCCAGAAGCGGATGCTTCGGACACAAGATGGATAGGATAGGGACCATGAGCGGGATGGGATGTCAACCATCCCATTACCCCTCTGCAAACAATCTTTCATG A